AGCGTTACGTATATGATGTACAGGGTTTATTTCACCGGGATTAAATTCGATTGGTATCCATTGTTCAATACTTTTCATATAGTATTCTTTGTTATTTTTTAGTATCGTCCAAGCGTCGTCTGTAGGCTTTAAGAGCAACATCGTTTGATATGTATATATAATATAGTTAGGATTTCTCTTAGTTTTTAATAATGGCAAGAAATCATGAATTTTATCAACATTGGGTATCTCATATTCTTTTATTGTTACTTCTAAGTGCATGGTTTCATTTTTAATGGTTCTTTGGAGGAATTTTAAAAATTCACTACTATTATCAAATGGATTTGTTAATTGATTCGAGGTATTGGGAGGGAAAAGAATGAACCATATTAATATGGCAGAAAGCGTGACGAAGAAAATTGTTAACACTATATTTCTTAAATAAAGGTTATAGTTATTCATATGCTCCTCCCCCTTGTCTACATTCTATGCAGGAAAGCAGGAGCAATATGATTGTTCTATCTTATAGATGAAAATTCGATTGTTTCATTCGTTCAAGATCTTTATGACTGGTAAAGTCAAAATGCAAAGGTGTAATACTCACATAATAATTATCGACTGCGTGTACATCAGTATCCAATGTATTAGTAAGTTCCATTAAATCTCCAGCTAACCAATAATACGATTTTCCTCTAGGGTCTGAACGATGTTCGTAGAAGTTAGTATATTTTCTAATACCTAGTTTTGTAAATTTCACACCTTTGATGTCTTGGCTATTTAATGGAGGTATATTGATATTTACAACTGTTTTTTTTGAAAGGAAATCTGTTTCCAATAACTGCAGTAGTATAGTCATTACAATATCTGATGCTTTTTCAAAGTTAAAATCATCGTGACCACCAAGAGATATAGCAATGCTAGGTACTTCTTGAACAACACCCTCAATAGCACCCGCAATAGTTCCTGAGTATAAAACATCTAATCCTAAATTTGGGCCCGCATTAATTCCGCTAATCACTAAATCCGGTTTATCATCTAATAATGTACTAACACCTAATTTCACACAATCTGCAGGTGTCCCATCCACATGGTACGCCTTTACACCATCTGAAAACCCATGAAATTTAGTTACTCTTAAAGGATCATGAATGGTGATGGCATGACCTGTTGCGCTTTTTTCACGGTCTGGAGCTATGACAAAAACGGTAGCAACTCGTTTCAGCTTATTTACTAGGTGTAATATACCTTCAGCATAAATTCCATCATCATTCGTAACTAAAATATTCATGTATTCCTCCTATTTTAACATTGTATATTTTTCCTAATATTATAATAAATTACGTAAATTTTATCACAAAAAAAATAAAAATGCCCTAATTGTACTATAAATAAGGACATTTCAATAAAAGCATAGATGTATGTTCTGTTTATTCTGCCTGAATATGTTAGACATAAACATAAAGTATCATGCCATACTATGAATGCACCTTTAGAGGAGGTGAAGTTGCAATGGCAAGAATGACAAACAAAATGTTCCAAGTTTCAAAGGACGTAATAGAGAACTTCCAATTCGAAGTCGCTGAGGAATTGGGAATGGCTCCAAAGGTCCGATGTGAGAAATGGGCATGCATTTCTCATTGCGATGATTCAGAAGATATCGTAATGATAAGAAGTTCTTTTTAATTAGTATGATTTTCTATTGGTAATTCTATTCAAAATTTCTTCCTACAACAATTTCTGTTAAGCGGCTGAGAAGCCGCTATTTTTTTAACTCCGCGATGATACGTTGTGCAATTTCTTCACATTTATTAAATACTTTGACGGTATCCATATGTAATTCACGATTTTTCAGCAATTGTTTGCCAGCAACCCAGACGTGCGATATATCTCTAGAATTTGCAGAATATACAATATGTGATACTAAATCAAATTTGGGATAATAGTGGGCATATTCAGTATCAAATGCAATAATATCTGCTTGTTTCCCCTCTATTATAGTGCCTACTTGTTGATCGATTCGAAGTGTTTTGGCACCTTCTATCGTAGCTATTTCTAAAGCTGTTCGAGCAGGAATTGCCAAAGGATCAAAACTAGCCCCTTTGTGAATTAACGCTGTTAACCTCAATTCTTCTAACATGTCTAAGTTGTTGTTACTTGATGCACCATCAGTTCCAATACTAACAGTTAGCCCCTCTTGTAATAATTTCGGGATGGGAGCAATTCCACTGGCTAATTTTAAATTGCTACCAGGATTGTGACAAATTTTTACGTCATATTTTTTGAAAATTTCTATATCATTATCACTTAAGTGTACGCAATGTGCTGCTATTGTTGGTCTAGTAAACACCCCTACCTTTTCCAGATGCTCTACTGGACTCATACCGTATTGATTATAACAATCCTCCACTTCCTTCTTCGTTTCAGAAATGTGGATTTGGAGTGGTGTATCTAACTCATTAGCAAGGGCTATAACTCTATCTAAA
This DNA window, taken from Desulfuribacillus stibiiarsenatis, encodes the following:
- the surE gene encoding 5'/3'-nucleotidase SurE; this encodes MNILVTNDDGIYAEGILHLVNKLKRVATVFVIAPDREKSATGHAITIHDPLRVTKFHGFSDGVKAYHVDGTPADCVKLGVSTLLDDKPDLVISGINAGPNLGLDVLYSGTIAGAIEGVVQEVPSIAISLGGHDDFNFEKASDIVMTILLQLLETDFLSKKTVVNINIPPLNSQDIKGVKFTKLGIRKYTNFYEHRSDPRGKSYYWLAGDLMELTNTLDTDVHAVDNYYVSITPLHFDFTSHKDLERMKQSNFHL
- a CDS encoding amidohydrolase, which encodes MNQLLYNGLVLTMEKNWKPELLDIIIEGQIIRKVKKLSSDEIQEYKNNNYECIDLSGKVIMPGFVNTHGHAAMTLLRGYGDDLPLQEWLETKIWPFEGQLSDDDIYWGTKLAVIEMIQSGTTCFADMYFSMEHVAKAVEETGIRACLSRGLIGFSPNKDIALQESKDFIKKWHNKSEGRITCTLGPHAPYTCPPEFLDRVIALANELDTPLQIHISETKKEVEDCYNQYGMSPVEHLEKVGVFTRPTIAAHCVHLSDNDIEIFKKYDVKICHNPGSNLKLASGIAPIPKLLQEGLTVSIGTDGASSNNNLDMLEELRLTALIHKGASFDPLAIPARTALEIATIEGAKTLRIDQQVGTIIEGKQADIIAFDTEYAHYYPKFDLVSHIVYSANSRDISHVWVAGKQLLKNRELHMDTVKVFNKCEEIAQRIIAELKK